tgattttaaatatccCTTATAAATTCTACCAAACATGGGGTTATTAGCAAGAGGGGATCTCCCACCTAGAAGGCTTTTGGGATTGTGTTTTCCTTGGCTGACTGCACGCTGATTTATCAGTCATCATCATCAACTATTCGCACACTGATTTATCAGTCATCAACTATTCAAGTATTTGCATGACTCTTTCAGATGCTAAATCCACCTTTACACCAGAATTAAGATGAGTGCGCATCTATACGTAAAGTTAGTTAATTTGCATTGTTGTTTCTAATTGTATGCCACTTTTGGTTTACCTAACAAGTTATCTGTGACCTCGTTAATATAACAGTGTTATACTTCTGTTGCAGCACCTCTCGTTGAGGCGGATGAAGAAACTAGTGAAGAATATTTTCTTATATGGAGATTAGAAAAGGGAGTTGCAGAAGGCTCCATTGAGATCCCAAAAGGTtctgttttccttttccctCGTtggatattaaaatatattatttttaattgactggcaaaaatcaaaattgcGTTTACTTAGTATTGCTGGCAGCTAAAATCAGGTTATCGCATGGAAACACTGTGACATTCTGTTTTTTCCTGTTTTCTTCTATGTAGTCATTGAAGTATAGTTCCCGTAACTGAAAAGGATCGATTGCAGATCCTACCATCATTATATGAAAAACTATTAGTTCATTCCGTTGTGCTATTTCATGAACATTATCTTATTATTTAATAAACAATCGTTACAGGTTCGGCAATTCCACTAGAGTACAATCTCGCTGGTCTAAATGCTATTAGCTTCAACAAAGGTTGTTACATCGGCCAAGAACTTATTGCTCGCACATACCACCGAGGAGTTGTCCGAAAGCGCTTGATTCCTCTCAGATTTCTGAATGATAGTGGAGTTGGTGAGTTCTCATCAATGATAATATGTCGAGccattcttttttcttttctttttttttttatgtggaTCATGACAACTGAATTTATTAACTCAGAGGTCCAGCAAAAGGTTGCTCCGGGTTCCGAAGTGATTGATGTAACATCTCAAAAGAAAGCTGGGACTGTCACAACTGCACTTGGATCTCGTGGTCTCGGGCTTCTACACCTGGACTATGCTTTCAAAGGGACCGGTAACTTGACCATAAAAGACCAGGAAGATATCAATATAGAGACCATTAAACCCGAATGGTGGCCCGCCGAGTGGTTTCTTGGTCACCAAGAGCATAGTGCAGCTGCATAGATTGGCGACTACTAATTCATAATCATTGCTTCAGATGTAATGAAAAATGCAGAGCGTTACTTTGATCGATCTTGACGAGGATGTGTCGAGATGATGTTGCTTTAGTATAAACGAATGTCTCTACACGTTCTCTTCACCAAAGTACTAATGGAAGGAAGGAAATGAAAGATTTCACCAACTGTTTTCAGAGATACATTTTTTCAATCAAATCTCAATAATCTATGTATACtatgtcttgtttttgtatatTTAAATAAGAGAGCCTTGGACATTTCATTTTCTCCCTTTACTGTTTCGCTTTTGAATTTACAAAAACAGCCATATTTCTTATGGTTTAAATTTGATCAAGATAGATGCTTTTTACTTGCGCAATCAATTCTTTCCAAGCATCTATCTTTTAGCttctattataatttaaatgaaaaaaattaaaattaaatttatgaaaaaCATCTAGGAAaaaacttattaaaaatattttaattgtaatttttttttaacaaaatattttttaaaaaattgatttgacCTGCACATAACTCGAGCTAATCAGCTAAATCTGAATGTGTAATAGCATCTAGTATATCCAAGATTTTAGCACGTTTAGCCTGAAATTTTGGAAAGTGGAGCTTTCATTAATTGGTCTCCAATTTGCTTAGTGAAAtacaatttattttctaaactctgattttttttttctttttttgagtAATAAAAAAAGACATACCAATTGCGGTCAGGACACGGGTGCGACCCCAGCCCCCACGGACAATTGCAAGTACCAAACATTTGCAATGAAATCTTGAATCACAATGTACTTTGATACAACCCAAGACAGTCGTACGTTCATCACACAAGAACGGAAATTTCAGGACAAAACATCTCCCCTCGGCAAAATTTACAAGTGGTGACAGTGGACAAATAACACATTTACAGTGCCGGCCTAAACTTCCTTGGAACACTTCTGGTTAAAGTACAAGGTGCCTGGGTGAAGATTAAGCAAACTAAGAACAATGCACTCACACGATAGCCGTGAAAGAACTTCGGATGCCAATGCTAGCTTGAAGCATTCAATGCTGTCATTGGATATCTGGGTATTGCTGAGACTTTGATTATCAAGATTACCGGAATTCTGATCTTCTGATGCTGGAGGAGGTTCATTTGCATCTTCAGGGCTTCTCCTATCGTCTTCTGGTGCATCATCGGTACGTCTACCATCATTTTGGTCACTTGAGCTACTCCCACCAGGTACATCTTTTTGGACCACATCTGGTTTAGCTTCCACACCAACTCGCCTTAGGTGTAGCTGAATAAGATGAGATGGTGAATGAGACCTTCAACTAAAAGGAACATTTCCCAACAGGCAATTAACCTAGAAAATATAGGTAATACTTTTTCATCTTTcagaaaattattttctttcccCTGGAGAGTGGAAACAtagacatcctatattctttTACAACACATTCTGTCGTACCGTTATCATCTTCTATTTccaaaaacacaataaaatatatatatatagttagcATTCCAAATTTCATTTCCTAGAAATTTACCTGAAATATTTTTCGGGAACATTGGAAATATACCAAATATCCCCATAATTTCCTCCCACTAACTAAAAGAAATAGGTTCTATTCATTGAAATGTTGTCACCTCCCTCAATCAGAATCATGATTCTGTCAAGGAACGTAGACTAATTTCATGTTTAAGATATTCGATAGTCTTGATCCAAGTCCAAATCCCAAATGAAAGAATTTTCCGAGTGCTACCTGAAGATGAAGATTTACTTCATCTGGTCTTGAAAGGAAGGGAAAATCACCACCGGACTTGAGGTACGCTTGTCTGGCACCAGGGTATCTTTCTGTCACTTGATCTTTAAGTTGTACAGGAATAGCACAGAAATCATTTGTCTTCAGGCAGGGATAAACACGtccagaaaaaaaaagagagaagttAGAAATAAGGTTGATCTATTAAGAGGCGATCCAATCTCACATAACCACCATAACAACCACGTGGATATAAATCTGAATAAAACTAGATGTAGTTTCTTATCTTCCAGATCATTGATTTTGCAAACATTTCAGGAATGTTAAACTCATTAAATTTGCTAAAATGTCCACAAATTTATGTGATCTTATTGATTACCACTAACAGGAAAATGTCTTCCTTGGTATAATAATCCTCATTTGCTTTGTGTTCTCTTTAAAACAAATATAGATGAAAGGTTCTCCGCGTTATTCTCTTCATTGAAATCCAGGAAACTATGGGAGGCCTTGAATATCAATgcaattttttttctctctctaCAATGTTCAGGAGATAAGAGCTTCCTCCTCTAAATattagtccctgatcaatacTACATGTGAAAGGAAAACGAACAAGTATTTGAAATGTTGACATCTCTCTAGCCTTCAGACTTGTATGAAGAAAGACttttaaattctaaatttaCCCTGCTGAGAATCCCTAAAGAGATTGGTTGCAAACCAAGGAGTTAAACAAGAAAAGCTTCATCCAAATTTCTTAATTAAATTCAGCAATAAGTTTCTGATGGTAATTTACTGTCCAAATCAAGCACTCATCATCCATAATTATTGATGGTATTAAGTACTCAACTTACATCCATTATAGTAATTAAAGAATCTGAAAGCAGAAGAGGCCCAACAGATGCAGCATCAGCTGTCAGACTCAACCTGGAGGCCAAGTCATCTCTTGAAAGGGTTTCAACCTGCATCATAGTTAAGATTCACACCATAAGAAATGTTCATTTCAAATTTTATCTCAAGaatcaaaagaaattttttctataaatattGTAAAACAAACATTACTCAAGCAAATTAATAGTTCTCACAGTAGGTAACCGACCaaataacaaatatttttttagttgcATCCCAAGCCACT
This portion of the Henckelia pumila isolate YLH828 unplaced genomic scaffold, ASM3356847v2 CTG_80:::fragment_1, whole genome shotgun sequence genome encodes:
- the LOC140873730 gene encoding uncharacterized protein isoform X2 — protein: MKGVFSAPGDYIYFKSQVPLHKIPIGAKQWRYYDFGPKVVPPLICLPGTAGTADVYYKQIMSLSMKGYRVISVDIPRVWNHHEWILAFEKFLDVINVHHIHLYGTSLGGFLAQLFAQHRPRRVRSLVLSNTFLETSSFSAAMPWAPLVGWTPSFLLKRYVLTGIRDGPHEPFIADSVDFIVAQVETLSRDDLASRLSLTADAASVGPLLLSDSLITIMDTNDFCAIPVQLKDQVTERYPGARQAYLKSGGDFPFLSRPDEVNLHLQLHLRRVGVEAKPDVVQKDVPGGSSSSDQNDGRRTDDAPEDDRRSPEDANEPPPASEDQNSGNLDNQSLSNTQISNDSIECFKLALASEVLSRLSCECIVLSLLNLHPGTLYFNQKCSKEV